The Streptomyces sp. HUAS MG91 sequence GTACGCGGGCCGCCCCGTCGAACAGGCACCGGTGGACGAACTGTTCGCGGCGCCCCGGCACCCGTACACCCGCGGCCTGCTCTCCGCCGTCCTGCGCCCGGGCACCCCCAAGGAGCGGCTGCCCGAGATCCCCGGCCTCGTGCCGAGCCTCGACGCGCAGCCCGACGCCTGCACCTTCGCCCCGCGCTGCGCCCGCGCCGACGACACCTGCACCGGCGGCCGCCCCGGCTTCAAGGCCGTCAGCGCCGACGCGGGCGCCGACGCCGCCCACCACGCCGCCTGCTGGCACCCGCACACCCTCCAGGAGACCGCCTCATGAGCACCGCGCCCGTGCTGGAACTCACCGGCCTCGAACGCCACTTCGCGGGCGCCGGAGGCACCGTCCGCGCCGCCGACGGCGTCACCCTCACCGTCGGACGCGGCGAGGTCGTCGGCCTCGTCGGCGAGTCCGGCAGCGGCAAGTCGACCGTCGGCCGCTGCGCCGTCCGCCTCGACGACCCCACCGGCGGCACCGTCCGCATCAACGGCACCGACGTGACGACCCTGTCCCGGCGCGCCCTGCGCCCCCTGCGCAAGAACTTCCACCTGGTCTTCCAGGACCCGTCCTCCTCGCTCGACCCGCGGATGACCGTCGGCGAGATCGTCGCCGAACCGCTGCGCCTGCACGGCATCGCCAAGAACAAAGAGGCCGCCCACGCGCGCGTACGGGAACTTCTCGCCCAAGTAGGGCTGCGTCCCGAGCACGCCGACCGGCACCCGCACGAACTCTCCGGCGGCCAGCGCCAGCGCATCTCCATCGCCCGCGCCCTGTCCGTCGACCCCGACCTGCTGGTCGCCGACGAACCGACCTCCGCGCTCGACGTCTCCGTGCAGGCCTCCGTCCTCAACCTGCTCGCCGATCTCCAGCGCGACCGCGGCTTCGGCTGCCTGTTCATCACGCACGACCTGGCCGCCGTCGAGTACCTGGCCGACCGGATCGCCGTCATGTACCTGGGCCGGATCGTCGAACAGGCGCCCACGCGCGAGCTGTTCGCCGACCCCAAGCACCCGTACACGCAGGCCCTGCTGTCGGCCGCGCCGGTCCCGGACCCGGTCACCCAGCGCACCCGCGAACGCATCGTCCTCAGCGGCGAACTGCCCAGCCCGCTCGATCCGCCGCCCGGCTGCCGCTTCCACACCCGCTGCCCGCTCGCCGTCGACCGCTGCCGCAGCGAGGTCCCCGTCCTGCGCACCCTGACCGGCGGCCGCGAGGTCTCCTGTCACCTCGTCGCCGACGACGGCACCGCCCCGGACGCGGCCTCTCGTACGATCCCGAACACCCGCACCGCCACCCGCTAGGAGCCTTCTTGTTCACCACCCGGCCGACCCTCCAGGGCACCTTCGGCATGGTGTCCTCCACGCACTACCTCGCCTCCCAGTCCGCGATGGCGGTCCTGGAGGACGGCGGCAACGCCTACGACGCGGCCGTCGCCGCGGGCTTCGTGCTGCACGTCGTCGAGCCCCACCTGAACGGCCCGGCCGGCGAGGTGCCGATGATCGTCGCCCCGGCGGGCGGCGAGGTCCGCGTGCTGTGCGGCCAGGGCGTGGCCCCCGCCGGAGCCACCGTCGCGCACTACAAGGCGCTCGGCCTCGACCTGGTACCGGGCACCGGCCCGCTCGCCGCCGCCGTGCCCGGCGCCTTCGACGCCTGGATGCTGCTCCTGAAGGACCACGGCACCAAGACCCTCGCCGAGGTCCTGAAGTACGCCATCGGCTACGCCGAGGACGGCCACGCCCCTGTCGAGCGCGTCGGCCAGACCGTCGAGACGGTCCGCGAGCTGTTCGAGACCGAGTGGCCGTCGTCCGCCGAGGTCTACCTCGTCGACGGCGAGGCGCCCCGCCCCGGCGAGCTCCTGCGCAACCGGCAGCTCGCCGCCACCTGGAAGCGGCTGACGGCCGAGGCCGAGGCGGTCGGCTCCGACCGCGTCGCGCAGATCGAGGAGGCCCGCCGCGTCTGGCGCGAGGGCTTCATCGCCGAGGCCCTGGTCCGCCAGTCGCAGCGGCCCACCATGGACACCAGCGGCGAGCGCCACACCGGCACCCTCACCCTGGCCGACCTGGCCTCCTGGGAGGCGACCTACGAGGCCCCGGCCACATACGACTGGAACGGCTGGACCCTGTGCAAGGCGGGCGGCTGGAGCCAGGGACCCGCCTTCCTCCAGCAGCTCGCCCTGCTCCCGCCGGAACTGCCCGCCTACGGGTCGGCCGACTACGTCCACCTGCTCATAGAGGGCTGCAAGCTCGCCATGGCCGACCGCGAGGCCTGGTACGGCGACGCCGAGCAGGTCCCCGTGGACGCGCTCCTCTCGGACGAGTACAACGCCGCCCGCCGCACCCTGATCGACCCCGAGAAGGCCTCGCACGAGCTGCGCCCCGGCAGCCCCCTCGGCGCCGAGCCCCGGCTGAGCGCGCACGCCCACGCGGTCGCCTCCGGCGAGGCCGGCTTCGACGCGATGGGCGTCGCGGGCGCGGGCGCCGGCGAGCCCACCGTGGCCAAGGACGGCGGCACCCGCGGCGACACCTGCCACCTGGACGTCGTCGACCGCTGGGGCAACATGGTCGCCGCCACCCCCTCCGGCGGCTGGCTCCAGTCCAACCCGGTCGTGCCCGAACTGGGCTTCCCGCTCGGCACGCGCCTCCAGATGGCCTGGCTCGACGAGGGGCTGCCCAACTCGCTCACCCCCGGCCGCCGCCCCCGCACCACGCTCACCCCGTCCCTCGCCCTGAAGGACGGCGTCCCCGTCATGGCGTTCGGCACACCGGGCGGCGACCAGCAGGACCAGTGGCAGGTGCACTTCTTCCTGGCCGTGGCGCTGGGCGGCGAGGTCCGCGGCGGGCTCGACCTGCAAGGCGCCATCGACGCCCCGAACTGGCACAACGACTCCTTCCCCGGCTCCTTCTTCCCGCGTGGCATGCGCCCGGGGTCGGTGACCGTCGAGTCGCGGCTGGCCGAGGACGTCATCGCCGAGCTGCGCCGGCGCGGCCACGACGTGACCGTCGGCGACGCCTGGTCCGAGGGCCGCCTGTGCGCGGTCGCCCGCGACCCGCGCACCGGCGTCCTGTCCGCGGCGGCGAACCCGCGCGGGATGCAGGGATACGCCGTCGGCCGCTGACCGGCACCGACGTCCCGAGGGGTGGACCCGCCGATTTCACGGCTAGTCCACCCCTCGTTCACCTCCTCGGTACGCGTTGTCAGTGGGCCGTGTTCTCATGGAGACATGATCGAAACAACGACAGAAAGCATCGACGACTTTCTGACCAGCAAGGTCACCGACCAGCTCCTGACCGACG is a genomic window containing:
- a CDS encoding oligopeptide/dipeptide ABC transporter ATP-binding protein, whose translation is MSTAPVLELTGLERHFAGAGGTVRAADGVTLTVGRGEVVGLVGESGSGKSTVGRCAVRLDDPTGGTVRINGTDVTTLSRRALRPLRKNFHLVFQDPSSSLDPRMTVGEIVAEPLRLHGIAKNKEAAHARVRELLAQVGLRPEHADRHPHELSGGQRQRISIARALSVDPDLLVADEPTSALDVSVQASVLNLLADLQRDRGFGCLFITHDLAAVEYLADRIAVMYLGRIVEQAPTRELFADPKHPYTQALLSAAPVPDPVTQRTRERIVLSGELPSPLDPPPGCRFHTRCPLAVDRCRSEVPVLRTLTGGREVSCHLVADDGTAPDAASRTIPNTRTATR
- a CDS encoding gamma-glutamyltransferase, which gives rise to MFTTRPTLQGTFGMVSSTHYLASQSAMAVLEDGGNAYDAAVAAGFVLHVVEPHLNGPAGEVPMIVAPAGGEVRVLCGQGVAPAGATVAHYKALGLDLVPGTGPLAAAVPGAFDAWMLLLKDHGTKTLAEVLKYAIGYAEDGHAPVERVGQTVETVRELFETEWPSSAEVYLVDGEAPRPGELLRNRQLAATWKRLTAEAEAVGSDRVAQIEEARRVWREGFIAEALVRQSQRPTMDTSGERHTGTLTLADLASWEATYEAPATYDWNGWTLCKAGGWSQGPAFLQQLALLPPELPAYGSADYVHLLIEGCKLAMADREAWYGDAEQVPVDALLSDEYNAARRTLIDPEKASHELRPGSPLGAEPRLSAHAHAVASGEAGFDAMGVAGAGAGEPTVAKDGGTRGDTCHLDVVDRWGNMVAATPSGGWLQSNPVVPELGFPLGTRLQMAWLDEGLPNSLTPGRRPRTTLTPSLALKDGVPVMAFGTPGGDQQDQWQVHFFLAVALGGEVRGGLDLQGAIDAPNWHNDSFPGSFFPRGMRPGSVTVESRLAEDVIAELRRRGHDVTVGDAWSEGRLCAVARDPRTGVLSAAANPRGMQGYAVGR